The following coding sequences lie in one Stigmatopora argus isolate UIUO_Sarg chromosome 5, RoL_Sarg_1.0, whole genome shotgun sequence genomic window:
- the ap1b1 gene encoding AP-1 complex subunit beta-1 isoform X5, producing MQEWANQLCENRQFGSKMTDSKYFTTTKKGEIYELKAELNSDKKEKKKEAVKKVIASMTVGKDVSALFPDVVNCMQTDNLELKKLVYLYLMNYAKSQPDMAIMAVNTFVKDCEDPNPLIRALAVRTMGCIRVDKITEYLCEPLRKCLKDEDPYVRKTAAVCVAKLHDINAQLVEDQGFLDTLKDLISDSNPMVVANAVAALSEIAESHPNSNLLDLNPQTINKLLTALNECTEWGQIFILDCLANYTPRDDRESQSICERVTPRLSHANSAVVLSAVKVLMKFMEMLPKDLDYYGTLLKKLAPPLVTLLSAEPELQYVALRNINLIVQRRPEILKHEMKVFFVKYNDPIYVKLEKLDIMIRLASQANIAQVLAELKEYATEVDVDFVRKAVRAIGRCAIKVEQSAERCVSTLLDLIQTKVNYVVQEAIVVIKDIFRKYPNKYESVIATLCENLDSLDEPEARAAMIWIVGEYAERIDNADELLESFLEGFHDESTQVQLQLLTAIVKLFLKKPTETQELVQQVLSLATQDSDNPDLRDRGYIYWRLLSTDPVAAKEVVLAEKPLISEETDLIEPTLLEELICHIGTLASVYHKPPSAFVEGSRGVQHKRLPGSSGSGESVESPDPGSATATEAPPAVIPSQDLLGDLLNLDLTPTSTTGPPPPSSGMQMGAMDLLGGGLDSLIGGDLGGSPAMTAGFGAPPAAVPPSFTAPVSGGLDDLFDLGGGVGMPVSVYVPPKTLWLPAMKAKGLEITGTFGRRAGVVQMEMTLTNKAMSVMTDFAVQFNRNSFGLAPAGPLQVLTPVSPNQSIEVVLPLNTVGPVMKMEPLNNLQVAVKNNIDVFYFSCQYPISMLFVEDGKMERQVFLATWKDIPNENESKFQLNDCHLNSDAASSKLQGSNIFTIAKRTVEGQDMLYQSMKLTNGIWVLAELRAQTGNPNYTVSLRCKAPEVSQCVFQSYEAVLKN from the exons ATGCAGGAATGGGCCAACCAACTATGC gaGAACCGGCAATTTGGATCCAAGATGACAGACTCAAAGTACTTCACCACTACCAAAAAAG gTGAAATCTATGAACTTAAAGCTGAGCTGAACAGtgataaaaaagagaaaaagaaggaaGCAGTGAAGAAGGTGATAGCGTCTATGACTGTTGGAAAGGATGTCAG TGCCCTCTTTCCGGATGTTGTCAACTGCATGCAGACGGACAACCTGGAACTGAAAAAGCTGGTCTACCTCTATCTGATGAACTATGCCAAGAGTCAACCTGATATGGCCATCATGGCTGTTAACACCTTTGTCAAG GACTGTGAAGACCCAAATCCTCTAATTCGGGCCCTGGCTGTTCGCACCATGGGCTGCATTCGTGTGGACAAGATCACAGAGTACCTTTGCGAGCCACTTAGGAAGTGTTTGAAAGATGAAGACCCCTATGTGAGGAAGACTGCAGCGGTATGTGTCGCCAAACTCCATGATATCAACGCACAACTGGTGGAGGACCAAGGCTTTCTCGACACTCTCAAAGACCTCATCTCAGACTCCAACCCTATG GTTGTTGCAAATGCGGTAGCAGCCCTCTCCGAGATCGCAGAGTCTCATCCCAACAGCAATCTTCTAGACCTGAATCCTCAAACCATTAACAAGTTGTTGACAGCTCTTAACGAGTGCACAGAGTGGGGACAGATCTTCATTCTAGACTGCCTGGCAAATTACACGCCTCGAGATGACCGCGAGTCTCAAAG CATCTGCGAGCGTGTTACTCCGAGGCTTTCCCACGCAAACTCTGCCGTGGTGTTGTCAGCCGTTAAGGTTCTCATGAAGTTCATGGAAATGTTGCCAAAAGACCTAGACTACTATGGAACCTTACTGAAGAAGCTGGCCCCTCCATTGGTCACTCTCCTGTCTGCCGAGCCCGAATTGCAATATGTAGCACTGAGAAACATTAATCTCATCGTTCAAAGACG ACCGGAGATCCTGAAACATGAAATGAaggttttctttgtaaaatacaaTGATCCAATTTACGTTAAACTGGAGAAATTGGACATCATGATCCGCTTGGCATCCCAAGCTAACATTGCCCAG GTTTTGGCTGAGTTGAAGGAATATGCCACTGAGGTGGATGTGGACTTTGTCCGTAAAGCCGTGCGGGCAATTGGACGCTGTGCTATTAAAGTAGAG CAATCCGCGGAGCGCTGTGTCAGTACCCTGCTTGACCTTATCCAGACAAAGGTCAACTATGTTGTGCAGGAAGCAATTGTGGTCATCAAGGACATCTTTCGCAAGTACCCCAATAA GTACGAGAGTGTGATTGCCACTTTGTGTGAAAACCTGGACTCACTGGACGAACCGGAAGCCCGAGCAGCCATGATTTGGATCGTGGGGGAGTACGCCGAGCGCATCGACAATGCTGATGAACTACTTGAGAGCTTTTTGGAGGGTTTCCATGATGAAAGCACTCAG GTGCAGTTGCAACTTTTAACAGCCATTGTCAAGCTGTTCCTTAAGAAACCGACGGAGACCCAAGAGCTGGTGCAGCAGGTCCTCAGTCTGGCTACTCAg GACTCGGATAATCCGGACCTGAGGGACCGTGGCTACATCTACTGGCGTCTTCTCTCCACTGATCCAGTGGCTGCAAAGGAGGTGGTTCTGGCTGAGAAGCCCCTAATCTCTGAGGAGACTGACTTGATTGAACCCACACTGTTGGAGGAGCTCATATGCCACATTGGTACTCTGGCCTCCGTCTATCACAAGCCGCCCAGCGCCTTTGTGGAAGGCAGTCGTGGCGTTCAACACAAGAGACTCCCCGGCAGTTCTGGATC CGGTGAAAGCGTGGAGAGCCCAGACCCAGGTTCTGCCACTGCCACTGAGGCGCCACCTGCAGTCATTCCATCCCAGGACCTTCTTGGAGATCTGCTCAATCTGGATCTAACACCTACAAGCACAACTGGACCACCACCACCCTCCTCCGGAATGCAGATGGGGGCTATGGACCTTCTCGGAGGAGGACTGGATAGCCTG ATTGGTGGAGACCTTGGAGGAAGTCCTGCT ATGACAGCTGGCTTTGGCGCACCACCTGCTGCCGTACCGCCTTCTTTCACCGCTCCTGTAAGTGGTGGTCTGGATGACCTGTTTGACCTTGGGGGTGGAGTTGGCATGCCAGTCAGTGTCTATGTGCCTCCCAAAACG CTTTGGCTTCCAGCTATGAAGGCTAAGGGCCTGGAGATTACTGGGACATTTGGTCGTCGAGCCGGGGTCGTTCAAATGGAAATGACCCTTACAAATAAAGCAATGAGTGTCATGACTGATTTTGCCGTCCAGTTCAATAGAAACAG TTTTGGTTTGGCTCCTGCTGGTCCTCTCCAGGTTCTTACTCCAGTTAGCCCTAACCAGAGTATAGAAGTAGTCCTTCCTCTCAACACTGTGGGACCTGTCATGAAGATGGAGCCTCTCAATAACCTGCAG GTGGCCGTCAAGAACAACATTGACGTCTTCTACTTCAGCTGCCAGTACCCCATCAGCATGCTCTTTGTAGAGGACGGGAAGATGG AACGACAGGTGTTCTTAGCCACATGGAAAGACATTCCGAATGAAAATGAGTCAAAGTTCCAGCTGAACGATTGCCATCTTAACTCAG ATGCGGCCTCCAGCAAACTGCAAGGAAGCAACATCTTTACCATCGCTAAGCGAACTGTGGAGGGGCAGGATATGCTGTACCAGTCCATGAAACTCACAAATGGAATTTGGGTACTTGCTGAGCTTAGGGCCCAGACGGGAAACCCTAACTACACG GTCTCTCTGAGATGCAAAGCCCCTGAGGTTTCCCAGTGTGTGTTCCAGAGCTATGAGGCGGTGCTGAAGAACTGA
- the ap1b1 gene encoding AP-1 complex subunit beta-1 isoform X3 has translation MTDSKYFTTTKKGEIYELKAELNSDKKEKKKEAVKKVIASMTVGKDVSALFPDVVNCMQTDNLELKKLVYLYLMNYAKSQPDMAIMAVNTFVKDCEDPNPLIRALAVRTMGCIRVDKITEYLCEPLRKCLKDEDPYVRKTAAVCVAKLHDINAQLVEDQGFLDTLKDLISDSNPMVVANAVAALSEIAESHPNSNLLDLNPQTINKLLTALNECTEWGQIFILDCLANYTPRDDRESQSICERVTPRLSHANSAVVLSAVKVLMKFMEMLPKDLDYYGTLLKKLAPPLVTLLSAEPELQYVALRNINLIVQRRPEILKHEMKVFFVKYNDPIYVKLEKLDIMIRLASQANIAQVLAELKEYATEVDVDFVRKAVRAIGRCAIKVEQSAERCVSTLLDLIQTKVNYVVQEAIVVIKDIFRKYPNKYESVIATLCENLDSLDEPEARAAMIWIVGEYAERIDNADELLESFLEGFHDESTQVQLQLLTAIVKLFLKKPTETQELVQQVLSLATQDSDNPDLRDRGYIYWRLLSTDPVAAKEVVLAEKPLISEETDLIEPTLLEELICHIGTLASVYHKPPSAFVEGSRGVQHKRLPGSSGSGESVESPDPGSATATEAPPAVIPSQDLLGDLLNLDLTPTSTTGPPPPSSGMQMGAMDLLGGGLDSLMGDESEPPPVPLRTDTPQSPQPLHQSPSPPDHSPTEIGGDLGGSPAMTAGFGAPPAAVPPSFTAPVSGGLDDLFDLGGGVGMPVSVYVPPKTLWLPAMKAKGLEITGTFGRRAGVVQMEMTLTNKAMSVMTDFAVQFNRNSFGLAPAGPLQVLTPVSPNQSIEVVLPLNTVGPVMKMEPLNNLQVAVKNNIDVFYFSCQYPISMLFVEDGKMERQVFLATWKDIPNENESKFQLNDCHLNSDAASSKLQGSNIFTIAKRTVEGQDMLYQSMKLTNGIWVLAELRAQTGNPNYTVSLRCKAPEVSQCVFQSYEAVLKN, from the exons ATGACAGACTCAAAGTACTTCACCACTACCAAAAAAG gTGAAATCTATGAACTTAAAGCTGAGCTGAACAGtgataaaaaagagaaaaagaaggaaGCAGTGAAGAAGGTGATAGCGTCTATGACTGTTGGAAAGGATGTCAG TGCCCTCTTTCCGGATGTTGTCAACTGCATGCAGACGGACAACCTGGAACTGAAAAAGCTGGTCTACCTCTATCTGATGAACTATGCCAAGAGTCAACCTGATATGGCCATCATGGCTGTTAACACCTTTGTCAAG GACTGTGAAGACCCAAATCCTCTAATTCGGGCCCTGGCTGTTCGCACCATGGGCTGCATTCGTGTGGACAAGATCACAGAGTACCTTTGCGAGCCACTTAGGAAGTGTTTGAAAGATGAAGACCCCTATGTGAGGAAGACTGCAGCGGTATGTGTCGCCAAACTCCATGATATCAACGCACAACTGGTGGAGGACCAAGGCTTTCTCGACACTCTCAAAGACCTCATCTCAGACTCCAACCCTATG GTTGTTGCAAATGCGGTAGCAGCCCTCTCCGAGATCGCAGAGTCTCATCCCAACAGCAATCTTCTAGACCTGAATCCTCAAACCATTAACAAGTTGTTGACAGCTCTTAACGAGTGCACAGAGTGGGGACAGATCTTCATTCTAGACTGCCTGGCAAATTACACGCCTCGAGATGACCGCGAGTCTCAAAG CATCTGCGAGCGTGTTACTCCGAGGCTTTCCCACGCAAACTCTGCCGTGGTGTTGTCAGCCGTTAAGGTTCTCATGAAGTTCATGGAAATGTTGCCAAAAGACCTAGACTACTATGGAACCTTACTGAAGAAGCTGGCCCCTCCATTGGTCACTCTCCTGTCTGCCGAGCCCGAATTGCAATATGTAGCACTGAGAAACATTAATCTCATCGTTCAAAGACG ACCGGAGATCCTGAAACATGAAATGAaggttttctttgtaaaatacaaTGATCCAATTTACGTTAAACTGGAGAAATTGGACATCATGATCCGCTTGGCATCCCAAGCTAACATTGCCCAG GTTTTGGCTGAGTTGAAGGAATATGCCACTGAGGTGGATGTGGACTTTGTCCGTAAAGCCGTGCGGGCAATTGGACGCTGTGCTATTAAAGTAGAG CAATCCGCGGAGCGCTGTGTCAGTACCCTGCTTGACCTTATCCAGACAAAGGTCAACTATGTTGTGCAGGAAGCAATTGTGGTCATCAAGGACATCTTTCGCAAGTACCCCAATAA GTACGAGAGTGTGATTGCCACTTTGTGTGAAAACCTGGACTCACTGGACGAACCGGAAGCCCGAGCAGCCATGATTTGGATCGTGGGGGAGTACGCCGAGCGCATCGACAATGCTGATGAACTACTTGAGAGCTTTTTGGAGGGTTTCCATGATGAAAGCACTCAG GTGCAGTTGCAACTTTTAACAGCCATTGTCAAGCTGTTCCTTAAGAAACCGACGGAGACCCAAGAGCTGGTGCAGCAGGTCCTCAGTCTGGCTACTCAg GACTCGGATAATCCGGACCTGAGGGACCGTGGCTACATCTACTGGCGTCTTCTCTCCACTGATCCAGTGGCTGCAAAGGAGGTGGTTCTGGCTGAGAAGCCCCTAATCTCTGAGGAGACTGACTTGATTGAACCCACACTGTTGGAGGAGCTCATATGCCACATTGGTACTCTGGCCTCCGTCTATCACAAGCCGCCCAGCGCCTTTGTGGAAGGCAGTCGTGGCGTTCAACACAAGAGACTCCCCGGCAGTTCTGGATC CGGTGAAAGCGTGGAGAGCCCAGACCCAGGTTCTGCCACTGCCACTGAGGCGCCACCTGCAGTCATTCCATCCCAGGACCTTCTTGGAGATCTGCTCAATCTGGATCTAACACCTACAAGCACAACTGGACCACCACCACCCTCCTCCGGAATGCAGATGGGGGCTATGGACCTTCTCGGAGGAGGACTGGATAGCCTG ATGGGGGATGAATCTGAACCG CCGCCCGTTCCCCTGCGGACGGACACCCCTCAGTCACCGCAGCCCCTTCATCAATCCCCATCGCCCCCAGATCACAGCCCCACTGAG ATTGGTGGAGACCTTGGAGGAAGTCCTGCT ATGACAGCTGGCTTTGGCGCACCACCTGCTGCCGTACCGCCTTCTTTCACCGCTCCTGTAAGTGGTGGTCTGGATGACCTGTTTGACCTTGGGGGTGGAGTTGGCATGCCAGTCAGTGTCTATGTGCCTCCCAAAACG CTTTGGCTTCCAGCTATGAAGGCTAAGGGCCTGGAGATTACTGGGACATTTGGTCGTCGAGCCGGGGTCGTTCAAATGGAAATGACCCTTACAAATAAAGCAATGAGTGTCATGACTGATTTTGCCGTCCAGTTCAATAGAAACAG TTTTGGTTTGGCTCCTGCTGGTCCTCTCCAGGTTCTTACTCCAGTTAGCCCTAACCAGAGTATAGAAGTAGTCCTTCCTCTCAACACTGTGGGACCTGTCATGAAGATGGAGCCTCTCAATAACCTGCAG GTGGCCGTCAAGAACAACATTGACGTCTTCTACTTCAGCTGCCAGTACCCCATCAGCATGCTCTTTGTAGAGGACGGGAAGATGG AACGACAGGTGTTCTTAGCCACATGGAAAGACATTCCGAATGAAAATGAGTCAAAGTTCCAGCTGAACGATTGCCATCTTAACTCAG ATGCGGCCTCCAGCAAACTGCAAGGAAGCAACATCTTTACCATCGCTAAGCGAACTGTGGAGGGGCAGGATATGCTGTACCAGTCCATGAAACTCACAAATGGAATTTGGGTACTTGCTGAGCTTAGGGCCCAGACGGGAAACCCTAACTACACG GTCTCTCTGAGATGCAAAGCCCCTGAGGTTTCCCAGTGTGTGTTCCAGAGCTATGAGGCGGTGCTGAAGAACTGA
- the ap1b1 gene encoding AP-1 complex subunit beta-1 isoform X2, with amino-acid sequence MQEWANQLCENRQFGSKMTDSKYFTTTKKGEIYELKAELNSDKKEKKKEAVKKVIASMTVGKDVSALFPDVVNCMQTDNLELKKLVYLYLMNYAKSQPDMAIMAVNTFVKDCEDPNPLIRALAVRTMGCIRVDKITEYLCEPLRKCLKDEDPYVRKTAAVCVAKLHDINAQLVEDQGFLDTLKDLISDSNPMVVANAVAALSEIAESHPNSNLLDLNPQTINKLLTALNECTEWGQIFILDCLANYTPRDDRESQSICERVTPRLSHANSAVVLSAVKVLMKFMEMLPKDLDYYGTLLKKLAPPLVTLLSAEPELQYVALRNINLIVQRRPEILKHEMKVFFVKYNDPIYVKLEKLDIMIRLASQANIAQVLAELKEYATEVDVDFVRKAVRAIGRCAIKVEQSAERCVSTLLDLIQTKVNYVVQEAIVVIKDIFRKYPNKYESVIATLCENLDSLDEPEARAAMIWIVGEYAERIDNADELLESFLEGFHDESTQVQLQLLTAIVKLFLKKPTETQELVQQVLSLATQDSDNPDLRDRGYIYWRLLSTDPVAAKEVVLAEKPLISEETDLIEPTLLEELICHIGTLASVYHKPPSAFVEGSRGVQHKRLPGSSGSGESVESPDPGSATATEAPPAVIPSQDLLGDLLNLDLTPTSTTGPPPPSSGMQMGAMDLLGGGLDSLPPVPLRTDTPQSPQPLHQSPSPPDHSPTEIGGDLGGSPAMTAGFGAPPAAVPPSFTAPVSGGLDDLFDLGGGVGMPVSVYVPPKTLWLPAMKAKGLEITGTFGRRAGVVQMEMTLTNKAMSVMTDFAVQFNRNSFGLAPAGPLQVLTPVSPNQSIEVVLPLNTVGPVMKMEPLNNLQVAVKNNIDVFYFSCQYPISMLFVEDGKMERQVFLATWKDIPNENESKFQLNDCHLNSDAASSKLQGSNIFTIAKRTVEGQDMLYQSMKLTNGIWVLAELRAQTGNPNYTVSLRCKAPEVSQCVFQSYEAVLKN; translated from the exons ATGCAGGAATGGGCCAACCAACTATGC gaGAACCGGCAATTTGGATCCAAGATGACAGACTCAAAGTACTTCACCACTACCAAAAAAG gTGAAATCTATGAACTTAAAGCTGAGCTGAACAGtgataaaaaagagaaaaagaaggaaGCAGTGAAGAAGGTGATAGCGTCTATGACTGTTGGAAAGGATGTCAG TGCCCTCTTTCCGGATGTTGTCAACTGCATGCAGACGGACAACCTGGAACTGAAAAAGCTGGTCTACCTCTATCTGATGAACTATGCCAAGAGTCAACCTGATATGGCCATCATGGCTGTTAACACCTTTGTCAAG GACTGTGAAGACCCAAATCCTCTAATTCGGGCCCTGGCTGTTCGCACCATGGGCTGCATTCGTGTGGACAAGATCACAGAGTACCTTTGCGAGCCACTTAGGAAGTGTTTGAAAGATGAAGACCCCTATGTGAGGAAGACTGCAGCGGTATGTGTCGCCAAACTCCATGATATCAACGCACAACTGGTGGAGGACCAAGGCTTTCTCGACACTCTCAAAGACCTCATCTCAGACTCCAACCCTATG GTTGTTGCAAATGCGGTAGCAGCCCTCTCCGAGATCGCAGAGTCTCATCCCAACAGCAATCTTCTAGACCTGAATCCTCAAACCATTAACAAGTTGTTGACAGCTCTTAACGAGTGCACAGAGTGGGGACAGATCTTCATTCTAGACTGCCTGGCAAATTACACGCCTCGAGATGACCGCGAGTCTCAAAG CATCTGCGAGCGTGTTACTCCGAGGCTTTCCCACGCAAACTCTGCCGTGGTGTTGTCAGCCGTTAAGGTTCTCATGAAGTTCATGGAAATGTTGCCAAAAGACCTAGACTACTATGGAACCTTACTGAAGAAGCTGGCCCCTCCATTGGTCACTCTCCTGTCTGCCGAGCCCGAATTGCAATATGTAGCACTGAGAAACATTAATCTCATCGTTCAAAGACG ACCGGAGATCCTGAAACATGAAATGAaggttttctttgtaaaatacaaTGATCCAATTTACGTTAAACTGGAGAAATTGGACATCATGATCCGCTTGGCATCCCAAGCTAACATTGCCCAG GTTTTGGCTGAGTTGAAGGAATATGCCACTGAGGTGGATGTGGACTTTGTCCGTAAAGCCGTGCGGGCAATTGGACGCTGTGCTATTAAAGTAGAG CAATCCGCGGAGCGCTGTGTCAGTACCCTGCTTGACCTTATCCAGACAAAGGTCAACTATGTTGTGCAGGAAGCAATTGTGGTCATCAAGGACATCTTTCGCAAGTACCCCAATAA GTACGAGAGTGTGATTGCCACTTTGTGTGAAAACCTGGACTCACTGGACGAACCGGAAGCCCGAGCAGCCATGATTTGGATCGTGGGGGAGTACGCCGAGCGCATCGACAATGCTGATGAACTACTTGAGAGCTTTTTGGAGGGTTTCCATGATGAAAGCACTCAG GTGCAGTTGCAACTTTTAACAGCCATTGTCAAGCTGTTCCTTAAGAAACCGACGGAGACCCAAGAGCTGGTGCAGCAGGTCCTCAGTCTGGCTACTCAg GACTCGGATAATCCGGACCTGAGGGACCGTGGCTACATCTACTGGCGTCTTCTCTCCACTGATCCAGTGGCTGCAAAGGAGGTGGTTCTGGCTGAGAAGCCCCTAATCTCTGAGGAGACTGACTTGATTGAACCCACACTGTTGGAGGAGCTCATATGCCACATTGGTACTCTGGCCTCCGTCTATCACAAGCCGCCCAGCGCCTTTGTGGAAGGCAGTCGTGGCGTTCAACACAAGAGACTCCCCGGCAGTTCTGGATC CGGTGAAAGCGTGGAGAGCCCAGACCCAGGTTCTGCCACTGCCACTGAGGCGCCACCTGCAGTCATTCCATCCCAGGACCTTCTTGGAGATCTGCTCAATCTGGATCTAACACCTACAAGCACAACTGGACCACCACCACCCTCCTCCGGAATGCAGATGGGGGCTATGGACCTTCTCGGAGGAGGACTGGATAGCCTG CCGCCCGTTCCCCTGCGGACGGACACCCCTCAGTCACCGCAGCCCCTTCATCAATCCCCATCGCCCCCAGATCACAGCCCCACTGAG ATTGGTGGAGACCTTGGAGGAAGTCCTGCT ATGACAGCTGGCTTTGGCGCACCACCTGCTGCCGTACCGCCTTCTTTCACCGCTCCTGTAAGTGGTGGTCTGGATGACCTGTTTGACCTTGGGGGTGGAGTTGGCATGCCAGTCAGTGTCTATGTGCCTCCCAAAACG CTTTGGCTTCCAGCTATGAAGGCTAAGGGCCTGGAGATTACTGGGACATTTGGTCGTCGAGCCGGGGTCGTTCAAATGGAAATGACCCTTACAAATAAAGCAATGAGTGTCATGACTGATTTTGCCGTCCAGTTCAATAGAAACAG TTTTGGTTTGGCTCCTGCTGGTCCTCTCCAGGTTCTTACTCCAGTTAGCCCTAACCAGAGTATAGAAGTAGTCCTTCCTCTCAACACTGTGGGACCTGTCATGAAGATGGAGCCTCTCAATAACCTGCAG GTGGCCGTCAAGAACAACATTGACGTCTTCTACTTCAGCTGCCAGTACCCCATCAGCATGCTCTTTGTAGAGGACGGGAAGATGG AACGACAGGTGTTCTTAGCCACATGGAAAGACATTCCGAATGAAAATGAGTCAAAGTTCCAGCTGAACGATTGCCATCTTAACTCAG ATGCGGCCTCCAGCAAACTGCAAGGAAGCAACATCTTTACCATCGCTAAGCGAACTGTGGAGGGGCAGGATATGCTGTACCAGTCCATGAAACTCACAAATGGAATTTGGGTACTTGCTGAGCTTAGGGCCCAGACGGGAAACCCTAACTACACG GTCTCTCTGAGATGCAAAGCCCCTGAGGTTTCCCAGTGTGTGTTCCAGAGCTATGAGGCGGTGCTGAAGAACTGA